Genomic DNA from Puntigrus tetrazona isolate hp1 chromosome 6, ASM1883169v1, whole genome shotgun sequence:
GTAGCCTAGACCACTGCAACGCTGGTTGTAATGCAGCCGAGACCATTGATTgtctaaatgtaatttgttttcagGCTTATTTATTTGGGTAGTTTGTGCATAATGAGACTATGGATTATTTTTCATCACTAACaagattttagattaaaatttatatgaatgtatttgacatttaaatgtccCTGAGGCAATGCAGTCAAAATAGGAATAGATCAATCGAAAATTAAAAATCCACCATGGCTGGcttgttccaaacttgtatgagtAAAAGTAGATATTATGTGGCaatcaaacagttgatggtaggccatagtattttttttttcaatggctCACATCAACTGTTGGTTAACAGAATTATCAGTATATCTACTTTTgagttccacagaagaaagaaaacacagctCTGAAcaacctgagggtgagtaaattatgacagaatattaatttaaaatccatagtagaaataaaacaattagtgctgttaaaagATAAACACCCAAACCTCTTTTTTTGGTGCTTCCCCAAACCGGAGACACTGAGGGCTCTGAGAGGCCTATGTCATTCTTGGCAAACACTCTGAAATTATACTCTCTTCCAGGTAAGATGTTAATAACTGTGAATTTGTTGTTAAACAAGTTGTCGACCACTGTACGCCATGTTTGTTTGACAGAGTCCCGCTTCATCACCATGTAATGCAGATGGTCATCTCGTTTCTCATCGGGAGAAGGAGTCCATGACAGAGTCACAGTGCCTTGGACATTTTGTTCCAGTTCTACGGGACCTGGAGGCTTGGGATCatctaaaaaataacatgtacaCATATAGAATCACTTCATTACTTTGTACAGTTAGAACTACAGAATTGGTTTTGATATTTAGATGaattgtatttctatttttgcattcatattatataatgttaccatttaaaaagtatataaaatactattcataaattttaatctaaaatgacATGTCCTAGATAGGTTTTAAACAAGAAATTGGTTACCAGTGACTCTTATTTCAATAGTGAATGTGTCCTGGCCCACCATATTCTTCACACTGACAGTATAAATGCCGGTGTCAGACATCTCTGATGCGTAAATAAATAGTTGAGAACCTTTTTCAAAATTTGTGACTGTGACATGTTTGGCTACAGGAGCACAGTCCTTTAGCCATGTTATGTCTGGTAAAGGAGAGGCCTgtggataaaataaaacaaatgcttaGTCCTGATTTTTTATAACCCaaaagtgttacttttttttggaaaataagatattttgatacCTTACCTCGAAACTGATGCTGACACGAACAGTGTTTCCAGCTTTAACAACCatgaaacttttaatttttttgttagtgaGCTTTGGCTTCACTGAAAAAAAGGCAGATTAAATTATCTTTGTGTGAAATTTAAAGCTAAATGTGAATATAAACAAGAATTTATACCTGGAGGAGGCATGGCGATGATGTATTTGTCAATGTTCTGCGAAAGCCCCTCTCCTCCTTCATTGACGGCGATCACTCTGACCCAATACATGGCCATTGACTTCAATCCCATAGCAGTGAAGGAAGTCTGAATCACTGCGTTTGTGTTGCAGCGGTTCCACTCAAGTTGGTCTGTGGGTCTGATTTCCACAAAATAGCCTTTTGCTTCATCTTCCTCACCTTTCACTTCTTTAGGTTTAGTCCAGGAAAGAGAAAGACTGGTGTAGCTCGATCCAGTTATTTTGAGGTCTTTGACCTGACCGGGAGGTTCTGGGGAAAGTAACATcacaaatatttactttaaaatgctgTATAATTTTGTACACTATCTGGCAGGTCTGTGTTACTAACAATTTGTTGAGCATGTCTTACTTTTAGGATCTCTTGTAATTGCATATTCAGATGGCCCACTTGGTTCTCCAGGCCCACATGTGTTGATAGCGCTCACTCTGAACTCATACTCCACACCTTCAATTACATCttttactgcatattttttatctaaatgtgAAACAAACATTCAACTTGTGCTGTTTTTCAATGAGAGAAAAATATGCCACTTTAATtacaatgcaattaaattaatattttaataaaattatatataaatacattttcagtaccTATGATTGGATCATCTTTTGGGTTTGCTTGAGTCCAAAAATTGCTACCTTTTTTGCGTTTTTCCACATTATATCCAATGATACTGCCCCCTCCGGTGTTGGAGGGAGAAAGCCAGGTCAAGTTAATACAGTCTTTAAAGACACTGACTATTTTAGGAGGAGCAGGAGAGCCAGGGAACGCTGGGAACAAAAAGAACACATTTCCTTTTCTAAAACTGACAACTCATAATTTACTACATCAAAgtacagaaacaaataaagaatcTCACCCAAAGTTCCAGCAGAAATATCGTTAGTTGTCAAGACTTCACTGAAGCCCTCCAAGTTTTTTGCCCGAATTCTGTAGCAGTACTTTCGGCCAcgatctgtgtttgtgtctctgtagGTAGGCTGTCCAGGAATGTCTCCAAGTTTTGTCCAGGTGTTCCGTCCCAGCTGCTGTCGCTCCAGGTCGTAATTAATCACTGGACAGCCACCGTCATCCTTTGGGGGTCTCCATTTAAACTCAATGGCAGACAATGAGCTTTCTGCAATTTCTATAGGTCCTTGTGGTGGAGTTGGCctgtctgaaagaaaaaaatatatagagtaGGCCTGCTAATATGTCACAGAACCGTTAATTAGTCATCTAACAACCAAAcaattgaggatttttttttggtagttttAGTGATGATTCTTTAATTAGCATGTGAACAGCTATGGCATTGTGAGAGATGTATACtacaactataaataaaatatagacagATGTCTTTGATGGTTGCATGTAGATTTATGTAGATTTAATATTCTTCTAAAACATGCTTTCACAGATAcctttttgcagtttttttgcaATACATACCAAGTACTGTAAGTTTTGAAGTGGCCTCCACAGTGGCAAATTCATtcttgattttgatttttatcTCTCCACTGTCTTTGCGCTGACATTTAGTAAGAAGTAGACGGCTATGGGCTGAAGACTTTTCTATCCTGACACCGTGACCCTCCAGCAACTCTTCATCCTCTTTAAACCACTGAATCTTAATAGGTTCTTTGCCTGAAAATGGTAGTTTGAAGGAAGCGTTTTCTCCAGCTTTGACAATAACAGGCTCTGAGAATTTACTCAAGgcgtctgcatttatttttggtgGATCTAAAAAAAATGAGAGGAAAGAGAATTAGTAATTGCTTTGAACCAGGGCAGGATGGTAGGGGGTAAGCATCCACACCGCATGTcttgtttatagttttattgGTTGTTGATACattgattattttatgattCACATTGtttaaactacattaaaatgatcctacaaaatgaaatgcattttacttcCAATTTTATAATGGTGCGCaaagagaaaagcagaaaacacacatacctttaacatttaatgcaGCCTCTGATTTACGTCCTTCTGCCTCAAACTTATATTTTCCAGTGTCTCTTTCTTGGCAGTCATAGATGattagtttgtggtgagtcccATCTTTGACAATTGTTATGCCATTCTTAGACTCCaactgatttaaaagaaaaaaaatgtgtttaatttttgcaatgcattataTTTCCACTACTGGACAAAAATTCAGATTAggatttttgtaatgttttgaaatgtcttCTATGCTCActaaggttgcatttattttaacacataaACAGTAAGAAAAcatcatattgtgaaatattttacaatttaaaatctattgattatgatttgtaaaatgtaattgactcctgcttcatttgaaaattcagttttgcccTCACAGGAATAATCATGttttgaaatatacatatatatatatatatatgtacattataaCCTTTTTTCCATCTTTGTACCATAATCCTTTGCTATCTTCACTGCTAAGTTTGCAGGACAACTCTGCTGATTCTCCAACATTGGCTACAGTATCTGACAACCCGTTCAGGAAGTGGACTCCATGGTCTGGATAAAAGTATACAGGAAAAATGTCAGATTACATCGTCTCAGCACTGAGAAAAAGGTGACTTTATGTACTTGTGGAGTTACAGACATGAACGCATACCTATGATGTTGTTAGGTATCAGCTCACTGACTCTTGCACGCTTCTTACGCTTATCACCGTCTCCACCTGATCCATCTAAATCCAATCCATCACCTTTTCCAAGTTTTCCACTCCCATCTCCCAGACTGGATCCTTCACTGCCTTTGCGTGCCTCCATTGTTGCCATCCTTTCAGCAGCTTCTCTCTCAGCCTTGGCCTTCTTGGCCTCCTCATCTCTATCAGCTTGGGCTTTACGGGCTGCCTCATCTCTTTCAGCTTCATCTTGTTCTTCCCGAGCTTTTTTGGCTGCCTCATCTTGTTCAGCCTTTGCCCTCCTGGATGCCTCATTTTGTTCAGCCTGAGCCCTTCTGGCTGCCTCATCCCTTTCAGCCTGGGCTTTCCTCGCTGCCCTCGCCGCTTCATCTCTTTCAGCCTTATCCTTTCTTGCTGCCTTGTCTCTTTCAGCTCTGGCCTTCCTAGCAGCCCTTTCCGCTTCATCTCTTTCAGCCTGGGCCTTGCTCTCTGCCTCATCTCTTTCAGCCTGGGCCTTCCTCTCTGCCTCATCTCTTTCAGCCTGGGCCTTCCTCTCTGCCTCGTCTCTTTCAGCCTGGGCTTTCCTCACCGCTTCATCTCTTTCAGCCTGGGCCTTGCTTGCCTCTCTCTTTCAGCCTGGGCCTTCCTCGCTGCTTTATCTCTTTCAGCCTGGGCTTTCCTCGACGCTTCATCTGCTTCAGCCTTTGCTCTCCTAGCCGCCTCATCCATTTCCCTCTGCAGTCTGGCTTTCTCTTCTGCTAAACGTCTGGCTAGCTCATTAACACCATCATCTTCCCCGTGGGCACTGGGATCATCTGAAAACAGTTTAAGTTGCAGTATGTACTTTAAATGATATACAGTGATCAGACAAAATTCAGAATTCATCAAGAAAATGGACATGAACAGAGAACATTTCAGGTGTTTGAAATAAAGATGTTGTATGTAAGTTTTTGACTCTTCTAAATCCAAAAATTTAGatatttgtagatatttaggaaacatgttatgtttacatagctGTTTCTCTGACAAATTATGCTATAATTATGCTACTCTGAAATGTGTGTCTCATATACTGTTATGCTGCtcaagaatttatttttatttttaccttccACAACCAGACTGCCCTGGCTTGACCTGAGCCCAGCAATAGCAGTGTAGACACCCTTGTCCTCTTTTGTACAGTTTTTCACTGCTAGTTTGTGGACTTGCTTGTCTTCTGACACAGTGATGTCATATTTTTCCCCATGCTCAATAGAGATGTCATTGGCACACCAGGTGATTTGGGGTAAAGGGTCTGATAAGGCACATTCAAACACCGCATCCTGCCCCTCAATCATTTTAGTGTCTTTCAGTGTAGTATTAAACTCCACATCAGGCACTGGAGACACAAAACAATTCTTCAGCATGTATAGataacaagtaaaatgaaatgaaaacttggGGTCTGTTCACAGCCGGATCTTTAACCTTCAGATATTGCCTAATAGCaaaactgtaacatttaatagAATTATTACTTACTTGTTTACTATATCATGAACgaagaaacataaaaagcattaatattaCAAGTACTTACACACTAGGGAAGTTGAGAACATGTTCACCTCCTCTACATCCACTTGATATAACCCAGCATCTTCTGGGCCAACATCCCTAATGCTGAACAAGTATGTTTCACCAAATTTCTGCATATTATGTTTTGTGGATTCATCAGTTCCATCTCCATAGTCCAGCATTTCCCCATCCTGGTAATAGCAAATTGAAGTGCATTACTCTCAAAGCAGTATTGTTGATGACGCTGAGGCTGTTTAAGTGAGGGCACTTACTTTGAAGAGAAGGATCTTGCTGTTAGGATCCTTTAGCTTTATATCAAGCTCAAATTCCGCTGTGCCGTCCGTTTTAACCTCGATCTGTTTCAAGCTATCGATTTTCTCAACATACTTGAAGACAGAAAAATCAAGAGTGGAGATTTgtcataatgtatgtgtataaaaaaCAGTGGTGCACAAATTAGTATgatattcaaagaaaactaaacctTGGACTGTTCTgcttctctttcctttttcttctggTTAAGCTTTCTCAGCATCCACCTGAAGTCGGTTACTCCAAATTCATGACAAATCCCTTCATAATATTTCCTGGGTGCACTCAGTAACACCTCCCAGAACCTCGGATCAATTTCTCCTtctttgcattgtttttcttttctcttcacaaCCCTAAATGTATTTAGTATGATTACAGATaagatataaagatataaaagtcAAATATATGGTAAAAGCAAATATATGATGCAATTATACGTTACGTTTTCTTCAGCATTTTTCTGAACTCATCAGGGTTACTTTTGGGGGCtgaaaaatttgacattttttaggATAATTTTGACACTCTCAGTGCTCTTTAACAAATCAAAAGATTTTCCagtacagtttatttatttacctggTGCTCTTTTCTTGAATCCaactgaaaagaagaaaaacagatggATTTTGTCCTATATgtgatatataatttttatattaatcagTGAATTTCCTACCCTCAATGACATTCAGTGCAGCGGTACAAACAGCCTTTCCAAATGGATTTATAGcaaaacatttgtatgtgtCTGCTTGATCCGAATCTACCTTTGGTATCTGtagaacaaaaatacaaatgttgtcaaagaaaaacaagactattataaaaaaaatgacaaaaaaatgtaaaatgatgcatttatttataaatacataataataaaaattaaatggcttATAACATGGTTCTTTACAGAGCTGAAAATTGCACCTCTAGAATATATTCTTCATTCTTCTCATCAAATCGtgaaacatattttgttgaattAGAGATATCTCCCTTGTTGCGTGCCCATGAAACCTCTGGTACTGGATTTCCACTCACAACAGCTTTGAAAAAGGCCAGTCTACCTGAAGATTTAACAGAATAGTTGTGATTATTTTTTGatgatgatattttttatttaaattaaatgatattgAAATTCTATTATCAATCCAAATGATCCATATAAACATAAGACAACTATTACCTTCCTGTATAGTCAAGGCAATGGGTTTTCGGATGAAATCAGGAGTAGTAGATCCAGGTGGCAGTTCTTCAACATACTGCGTGATCATAACACCAGGCACTTTGGATCTCTTCCTAATTGCCACTGAAATATCAGAACAGTGTTTTCATTCCGTGATGTTCAGTTCTATAAAACAATGGGATATGGTTTCCTGAATCTATACAAAAACAAGGCCATCAAATATGAAACGGCGTATTTATGTCTCATGAATTTGAAGCTGTGGACTTTTTGTTGACCACATGATGGCGATGTTTAATCACAGCCTTGATCACGAACACTTTCATCTACTAAACAGCCTGATTAAGTATAAGGTCAGGGGTGACGGAACGAAGcaactgtaaaacaaatgattcagaagCTTTTAAGGATTTTAGCATTTGGCATACCATGATTTTAACTTACCGCCTGTTCCTTCTGCTGGCTTCGGCATCTTCTCAATGCTAGACTGTTTCAGTAATGATGGAAGAGTCTTATCTAAAATCGAGTCGTGAGGGCAGAAATCGTTATATTGCACACGCAATCAGTTactattgttgttattaaaacaaTGTGTACGGTGAATGCAGGTTAAAGTGGGACAGATATGCTTAATCGTCTTTATTCTTACCGTAATTTAACCCTACACTAAAATGGCATCATGTTCTAACATCATATGTTATACAATATTTGCACAGATGTGAGACCACTGTTTCTGTTGGCCTatagtatgttaaaaaaaattatgatttgtaatattttaaaagaatgccAATTACAAAATGTCACCATAACAAACAGATATGATTAACTATAAGCGTAAATAAGGAATATGAAACACTATGTGCCAGCCATCTGTCCCCCACCTTGTGAGCATCCCTTCATGAGGTGTACGTtctatatacatgtatacagaACACCATTCTACAGTAAGTGTTGATGCATACTGTC
This window encodes:
- the LOC122346646 gene encoding immunoglobulin-like and fibronectin type III domain-containing protein 1; this encodes MPKPAEGTGVAIRKRSKVPGVMITQYVEELPPGSTTPDFIRKPIALTIQEGRLAFFKAVVSGNPVPEVSWARNKGDISNSTKYVSRFDEKNEEYILEIPKVDSDQADTYKCFAINPFGKAVCTAALNVIEVGFKKRAPAPKSNPDEFRKMLKKTVVKRKEKQCKEGEIDPRFWEVLLSAPRKYYEGICHEFGVTDFRWMLRKLNQKKKEREAEQSKYVEKIDSLKQIEVKTDGTAEFELDIKLKDPNSKILLFKDGEMLDYGDGTDESTKHNMQKFGETYLFSIRDVGPEDAGLYQVDVEEVNMFSTSLVLPDVEFNTTLKDTKMIEGQDAVFECALSDPLPQITWCANDISIEHGEKYDITVSEDKQVHKLAVKNCTKEDKGVYTAIAGLRSSQGSLVVEDHGVHFLNGLSDTVANVGESAELSCKLSSEDSKGLWYKDGKKLESKNGITIVKDGTHHKLIIYDCQERDTGKYKFEAEGRKSEAALNVKDPPKINADALSKFSEPVIVKAGENASFKLPFSGKEPIKIQWFKEDEELLEGHGVRIEKSSAHSRLLLTKCQRKDSGEIKIKIKNEFATVEATSKLTVLDRPTPPQGPIEIAESSLSAIEFKWRPPKDDGGCPVINYDLERQQLGRNTWTKLGDIPGQPTYRDTNTDRGRKYCYRIRAKNLEGFSEVLTTNDISAGTLAFPGSPAPPKIVSVFKDCINLTWLSPSNTGGGSIIGYNVEKRKKGSNFWTQANPKDDPIIDKKYAVKDVIEGVEYEFRVSAINTCGPGEPSGPSEYAITRDPKKPPGQVKDLKITGSSYTSLSLSWTKPKEVKGEEDEAKGYFVEIRPTDQLEWNRCNTNAVIQTSFTAMGLKSMAMYWVRVIAVNEGGEGLSQNIDKYIIAMPPPVKPKLTNKKIKSFMVVKAGNTVRVSISFEASPLPDITWLKDCAPVAKHVTVTNFEKGSQLFIYASEMSDTGIYTVSVKNMVGQDTFTIEIRVTDDPKPPGPVELEQNVQGTVTLSWTPSPDEKRDDHLHYMVMKRDSVKQTWRTVVDNLFNNKFTVINILPGREYNFRVFAKNDIGLSEPSVSPVWGSTKKREKITYRVPESKTLDFQAAPRFIVPLKLHAAPPGYECYMSCAVTGNPTPHITWYHNNVSLNTNPNYYITNVCGVCSLLILRVGPRDTGEYQVLAESPLGHDECSTKLTVKE